Sequence from the bacterium genome:
GACCGCCGGCACCATCACCAGGCCCGCGTTACAGACGATGGCCCAGGCGCGTTTGAAGTCGCTCGCGGCCCCGAACAACGGCAGGCCCACGTTGTAGACCACGGCAAGGAACAAGAACGCGATGATGCCGACAAACAGCGCGCTGATCGCGGGCACGCCATAACGCATGGCCGGGCTGGAGTAGAACTTCTCCATGCCCGCGGTGGCCTTGTCGATCTGTTCCTGCGGCACGTTGCGATCGCGCATGCGCTCCACAGCCGCCTGCCGCTGTTTGCCCCAGTCCACGTAGTGACTTGAAACGACGACGAACAGCATGTTGAAGACCAGTACGATCACCAGCGGGATGAGCCAGGTCGGCTTCTCTTTCAGACGGGCGAAGGCTCGACTGGGCGAAAGGTAAATGTCTAACATGATTGCTCCTCTTATTCGGAATCGGATAGTCCAGAATTGAGAATCCGGAAACTAGAATTCATGATGTGCCGACACTCTTGATTCCGGACTGTGCGTTCTGGATTCAGGATTATCCGTCTCCTATCTGGTCTTGTCCTTCAGGGGCTTGCTCACGCGGCCGGTGTGCTGGGCGTCGTGCCGGTGTTGAGGCCAGAGCGTATTCGCGGCCGGGCCGTCGCCGCGGAACGCGTACAGGCCGCCGTCCCATGAGCCGACGTAGACCGTGCCGTCCGGCGCGATGGTGGGGGCTGATGTGTAGTAGACGTCCTTGTGACCGGTGGCCACCTGACGGGTCCATAGCATGCGGCCGTTCGCGGTCAGGGCATAGAGAGTCCCGTCATCGGGCAGGAAGTAGACCGTCCCTTTGTCGCTGGCCGCGGCCGTCCCGACAAGGATGTCCTCCGCTTCATACTCGACGGTCGGCGTGCCCTGCGGCGTCTTGCGCAGGAGGTAGTCGCCGTCGGTCCCGAAGTAGAACGCGCCGTCGGGGCCGACGACGACCTCGGGCCGGACTTCGTCGCCGTCCGGGACCGGGGTTCGCCACTGTTGCCGGCCGTCCGGGCCAAGGCAGTAGAGGTATCCGTCGGTGTTGCCGACATAGACGGTGTCATTGGCGTCGACAATGGCGGACGCGTAAAAGTACTCGCCCTCGGGCGTGCCGTACGCCCATCGCCGATGGCCACGCGGGTCGAGACAATAGACTGAGTCGGAGGTGACGTAGATCAGACCGTTGGGACCGATGGTCGGCGAGCCCGCGATCTCGTCACCGGCTCTGATGCTCCACTTCTTCTTGCCATCTGGCGCAACGGCGGCAACCTTGCCGCTATCCGTGGTGACGTAGACGGTGCCGTCGGCGCCGATCGCCGGCGTGCAGTAGATCGCGTCGCCCAGATTCAACGACCAGTGCCGCTTGCCGGTTGTGTCCAGGCAGTAGAGGTTCGAATCGAGCGAGCACACGTAGACCCGGTCGCCGCTGACGGCAGCGGAGCCGTAGATCGCGTCCCCGGCCTTGAATGCCCAGCGCTCTCTGCCGCTCGCAGCGCTGATGGAGTGGAACGAGCCGCTCTCGTCGCCGACGTAGATGTTGCCGTGCAGGTCCAAGGTCGGCGACGCGACAATCGGGTCATCGGTCGGGAACATGCCCTTCTGCATGGGCTCGGGCCAGACTTTCACGCTGTAATGTTTGCTCCACGCAGAAACCCGGCCCAGCGAGTCCTTGGCGCGCACGGAAATGGCATAGTCGCCCGGGGTTTTGTACAGGTGATAGCGGCTGATGTCTACCGCGCTTCTCAGCGGTTCGGTCCAGTTGAGGGTGTCGCCGTCGCCCCACGCAATCTGATAGTAGAGCGGCAGCGCGGCACCGGCCGGCGGCAGGATTCCGGCTTCGACCTCGACCACGGTGTCGGCCAGCATCGGAACTACCAGCGAGTCGGGAGCGGGCAGCGGACTTGTCCCAAATATCGCCATCAGCGCGATTGCGAAAGAAGATGTCATTCTAACCTCCAGGTCAGGCAGAAGTCCAAGCCCGGTGCGTCTGAAACCGACCGCTTCGCCAGGAAACCTGCTTTTGCCACTTGAAATAAGAGCCTATAGACTATTGGACGGTATCCGGCTGTCAAGGTTGCGGCGGTTGGCCAGTTCGGCCAGCGCCGTCCGCGCGACCTTAACGTCTTCGGCAATCTGGGCGACTAGTGCTGCCGGGCTGTCGAATCGTCGTTCCGGCCTTATCCTGTCCACCAACCGGAATACGGCGCTGCGCGGCGATTCGGAAAGCTGCGCGTCCAGAAGGTGAGCTTCGATCGAACGGGTTTCCCCGCCGAACGTAGGACGGTGACCGATGTTCAGCAGCGCGTCGTAGGTGCGACCGAGGGTATCAACCCGGCAGATGTAGACACCGTCGGCCGGGACCAGCATTTCCCGTTCGGACGGCAGCAGATTGATGGTCGGGAATCCCAGTTGCCGGCCGGCGCCTCTACCCGGGACGATGCTGCCGCTCATCGCATAGCAGCGGCCGAGCAGCTCAGCCGCCAGGCGCACGTGGCCGAGCAGCAGGTGTTCGCGAATGGTCGTGCTCCGCACGGGCACGCCGTTCAGCAGGACCTCGGGAACGACGTCTACTCTGATGCCGAGTGGCTCAAGGATCCGGCTGAGCAAGCCGGCATCGCCCTTACCCTGTCTGCCGAACCGGTGGTCGTGGCCGATAACGACTGCCGCCGGGTGAAGCGGCTCGACAATGTGACGATAGACGAAGTCCGAACTGTCCAGGTCGCGAAGTTCGGCGTCGAAGCGAAGCAGGTAGATGTACTCGACGCCCAGTTCGGCAAGCAGGATTTCCTTTTCGGCGAGGGTAGACAGGACGTACGTGAAGTCGGGGTAGATGAGCTGTGCCGGCAGCGGGTCGTAGGTCAGGACAGCGGTCAAACCGCCCATCCCGGCGGCGATTTCCGCCGCGCGGCGGATGATGTGCTGGTGCCCGACATGGACGCCGTCAAACGAGCCCATGGCGACAACCAGGGGGATTGTCGATTGCCGATTGCCGATTGTGGATTGACTTTCAGTCGGCATAGATTATTCGTTCGGTACGCAGGTCTGTACCATTTGACACGACCACGGCGAGAAACCTGTGGTCCTCGGTCCGGGCCAACGCAAAGCCGTCAACACCGGATGACATCGGGCCGGCGAACTCGCTCACGATCTTGCCCTGGTACAGGTGTTGCGCCTGAGCAGGGGAGACGGTTATGTGCGGCATCCCGGCCAGCGCGGCGTCGATTGGCACGAGCCGTTCGGTCAGCGCGGCCGCATCGAGCGCATCCGGCGCGGTCGCGTCCTCAATAGTGAACTGCCCCACCTTCGTACGGGCCAGGGACGCGAGTGTCGCAACCGTGCCCAGCGTCTTGCCCAGATCGCGAGCCAGGGCTCGGACGTATGTTCCCGACGATACCCGGCATCGGATTGTCGCGTTCGGCGGTTGCCAGTCGAGCAGTTCCAGTTCGTAGACCGTCACCTTGCGCGACTTGGGGCGGACCTCCTGGCCCCTGCGCGCGAGCCGATAGAGCGGCTGGCCGTCCTGCTTCAAGGCCGAAAAGGCCGGTGGCACCTGCTCGATCTCGCCGGCGAACCGGTTCAATCCGGCCCGCAATGATTCGGCGGAGAGGCCCGTCAGCGGCCCTTCGGCGATCGTCTTTCCGGTGATATCGTCGGTATCCGTCTGCCTTCCGAACAGCACTCCGGCAACGTACTCTTTGGGCAGCCCGAGCAGGAAACGGCTGACCTTGGTTGTCTCGCCTAACAGGACAAGCAACACGCCCGAGGCGAGAGGGTCCAGTGTCCCGGCATGGCCCAATGGAATTGTCGATTGACGATTGTCGAATGTCGATTGGGAAGACAGCAGCCGCTTGATGTGTCGGATGACGTCGTACGACGACATACCGGACGGCTTATCCGCGTTCAACACCCCGCGCATCGGACGAGCCGGACCGATGGAGGTCAGTCCTGTTCTCCGGGCTCGTCCCTGTGCAGCTCGGAGATTATCTCGTTGATATGCATCTCGTGGGCCAGCATGTCGTCGAGAGCGAACCGGAGCTCAGGCAGGACGCGGAACTTTACCATCTGGCCCAAACGGCGCCGGACGTAGCCGCGGGCGCCCTGCAGATGCTCAAAAGACCGCTGCCTTGCGGCCTCGTCCCCCATGATCGAGAAGTACACGGTGGCGTTCTTCAGGTCACGCGAGATGTGGCAACGGGTGACGGTCACAAACCCGATCTTCGGGTCGGAGAGTTCGGTCAGCACGATTTTCGCGACTGTATCTTTGATGGCATCGGCGACTCGTTTGTCCCGGTGTTGCATGGTTGTATTCTAGGGCATGCGGCGCGATTGTAAAGCGACGCCCCGGACCCCAGGACCGACATCAACCGCCAGGACAGCAAGGACACCAGGCAGATTGAACCACCTGCGCTGCTCGAGTTCCTGTGTCTTTATGCCTTGGATGTGAATCTCTCTGTCGGTTCCGGGTCCGGACATGTTGTTGACCGCCCGGCTGCGCTCGGCTAGATTGACTGCAGATGCGTGCGCTCACCGGTGCCGTTGTCTCCCTGTGTCTCGCCGGCTGCTGCTACTATGCGCCGAGAGCGACCGTCAAACCCTTGCCCACGCCGGCCCCGGCCGCCAGCGTTGAGCCCCTGGTGCGCGTGCGTTTGACTGCGGCCAGTCCGGTTGTCCTGAGTTCGAGCCAGGGATTGACTCTGGGCGTGGGCGCGTCGCTGCTGTCGGCAGCGCCCAATCAGTCCGTGCAGGTGGCCTGCAACGAAGGCCATGTGCTCGCCACCGGCGGCACGACCCCCGTCATGACCGCCGAGACGCTTACCGTTGCCCCTGCAGCCGCAGGTCTCCTGCGGGTCGGCGACCGGAGCTACCGGGGCCGGCTGCTGCTCTACCGATCGGTCGACGGTGACCTGGCGGTAGTCAACGTGCTTGGATTGGAGGACTACCTGCTTGGCGTTGTGCCCTGCGAGATCGGACCGATCAACCCCCGCACGCTTGAGGCCGCCAAGGCCCAGGCCGCGGCCGCGCGCAGCTTCACGATGTACCGGCTCGGACGGCGACAAGGGCTGGGCCATGACCTCTTCGACTCGTACCTCCGGGACCAGGAGTATCGGGGAATTGAGAACGAAACCGACCTTTCTCGCGAGGCAGTGACGGAGACGCGGGGCGAGGTGATTGAGTTTCGCGGCGAGGTGTGTGAAGCGCTCTACAGCGCCAACTGCGGGGGCGTCACCGCAGACGGGTCGCAGCCGTACCTCAGGAGTGTACCAGATACACCCGAGCACCGTCGGGGATGCAAGGCCTATTGCTCGGGCAAGCCGAATTCCTCCTGGCAGGTGGACATTGCCAGGGAAAGTCTGGACGCCGTGGCGAGCCGTTCTTCGGGGAAGCAAAGCCACGTACGCAGCGGCAGGCTTGAGACAGACCGGTCCGGCAGGGTGCAGTATGTTGATCTCGTGACCGATCGTGGAAGTCTGCGGCTGGCGGGTTCGGACTTCCGCGTGGCGATGGGGCTCAAGTCCGTCTCATTCACGATGACCTTTCACAGTCGATCCGTGGCCATGGCAGGTCGGGGCTGGGGCCACGGTTCAGGTATGTGTCAGGACGGGGCAATCGCGATGGCCGAGGCCGGCGCGAGCTACCGGGAGATTCTACAGCAGTACTATTCGGGCGTGACCCTGAAGAGGCGCTACTAGCGGCGCGGCGCCGCTCCTATTCCACTTGTTCTTCCGGGATGTGGGTAATCAGAACGGCCGCGGCCACGACCGTGGTCCAGAGCCCGCTCTTGTGGCCGATGGCCGACTGGGTGATGTTCTGGGTGCGGACGATCTCGTTGGAGATTTTCCAGATTTCCTTGCGCTGGTCGTAGCTCGTGTCGGGGTTGAACTGGACCCCGAGCGTAGTGGCAAGCATCTGCGCAGCAAGGTCCTCGGCGTAGTCGCCGGCGCTTTCCTCGCGCTGGCCGAACGAATGGTATTCGGAGAGGTAGCCGTACTTGGTCTGGTCCTTGGGGATGGCCAGCCCGACCGAGGCAGAAATCAGCCGATGGGGCTCATTCGTGGCGTTGTCGCTGATGACGGCGAACATGACCTGGCCGGGGGTCAGGAGTTTCTGTCCCCGGGTGCGGGAGATGATGCGGCAGCAGGGCGGGAAGATGGACGAAACGCGGACGATGTTGTAGGCGGCGATGCCGGCGTCCCGCAGCGCGGCTTCGAAACTCGCCAGCTTCTCGCGATGCACGCCCGTGCCTTTGGTGAGGAAAACGTATTTGGGAAGGATTGCCATGCCGCCTCCCGCTATCGACTGTGAGTTTCTAATTGCGGATCCCGGGAAGAGTGGAGCAGACCGGGGTTGAACCGGCGACCTCCAGATTGCGAACCTGGCGCTCTCCCAACTGAGCTACTGCCCCACGTGGTTTCAGATTCCGGATTGTGGATTGCAGATTGAGGGTCCGGCCGACCCGGAGCCGCGCTATTGCGCCGGTCCAACGTTGACCAGGATACCGTTCCGGCGGCGTTCGATGCGGTCGAAGTCCTCCGGACTGAATTGGAAGGTCCCGATGACCTTCACCGGGCT
This genomic interval carries:
- a CDS encoding Yip1 family protein, producing MLDIYLSPSRAFARLKEKPTWLIPLVIVLVFNMLFVVVSSHYVDWGKQRQAAVERMRDRNVPQEQIDKATAGMEKFYSSPAMRYGVPAISALFVGIIAFLFLAVVYNVGLPLFGAASDFKRAWAIVCNAGLVMVPAVIVRSGLVLLKHSSEVTTSLLMAAPNLKQPFLKALLSQLDIFDFWRFVLVAIGLQVVFGVKSSKSYTLVFAVWLVVMLVLSLLGMTAGGR
- a CDS encoding PQQ-binding-like beta-propeller repeat protein, with the translated sequence MTSSFAIALMAIFGTSPLPAPDSLVVPMLADTVVEVEAGILPPAGAALPLYYQIAWGDGDTLNWTEPLRSAVDISRYHLYKTPGDYAISVRAKDSLGRVSAWSKHYSVKVWPEPMQKGMFPTDDPIVASPTLDLHGNIYVGDESGSFHSISAASGRERWAFKAGDAIYGSAAVSGDRVYVCSLDSNLYCLDTTGKRHWSLNLGDAIYCTPAIGADGTVYVTTDSGKVAAVAPDGKKKWSIRAGDEIAGSPTIGPNGLIYVTSDSVYCLDPRGHRRWAYGTPEGEYFYASAIVDANDTVYVGNTDGYLYCLGPDGRQQWRTPVPDGDEVRPEVVVGPDGAFYFGTDGDYLLRKTPQGTPTVEYEAEDILVGTAAASDKGTVYFLPDDGTLYALTANGRMLWTRQVATGHKDVYYTSAPTIAPDGTVYVGSWDGGLYAFRGDGPAANTLWPQHRHDAQHTGRVSKPLKDKTR
- the ribF gene encoding riboflavin biosynthesis protein RibF, with product MPTESQSTIGNRQSTIPLVVAMGSFDGVHVGHQHIIRRAAEIAAGMGGLTAVLTYDPLPAQLIYPDFTYVLSTLAEKEILLAELGVEYIYLLRFDAELRDLDSSDFVYRHIVEPLHPAAVVIGHDHRFGRQGKGDAGLLSRILEPLGIRVDVVPEVLLNGVPVRSTTIREHLLLGHVRLAAELLGRCYAMSGSIVPGRGAGRQLGFPTINLLPSEREMLVPADGVYICRVDTLGRTYDALLNIGHRPTFGGETRSIEAHLLDAQLSESPRSAVFRLVDRIRPERRFDSPAALVAQIAEDVKVARTALAELANRRNLDSRIPSNSL
- the truB gene encoding tRNA pseudouridine(55) synthase TruB yields the protein MNADKPSGMSSYDVIRHIKRLLSSQSTFDNRQSTIPLGHAGTLDPLASGVLLVLLGETTKVSRFLLGLPKEYVAGVLFGRQTDTDDITGKTIAEGPLTGLSAESLRAGLNRFAGEIEQVPPAFSALKQDGQPLYRLARRGQEVRPKSRKVTVYELELLDWQPPNATIRCRVSSGTYVRALARDLGKTLGTVATLASLARTKVGQFTIEDATAPDALDAAALTERLVPIDAALAGMPHITVSPAQAQHLYQGKIVSEFAGPMSSGVDGFALARTEDHRFLAVVVSNGTDLRTERIIYAD
- the rbfA gene encoding 30S ribosome-binding factor RbfA, with translation MQHRDKRVADAIKDTVAKIVLTELSDPKIGFVTVTRCHISRDLKNATVYFSIMGDEAARQRSFEHLQGARGYVRRRLGQMVKFRVLPELRFALDDMLAHEMHINEIISELHRDEPGEQD
- a CDS encoding SpoIID/LytB domain-containing protein is translated as MRALTGAVVSLCLAGCCYYAPRATVKPLPTPAPAASVEPLVRVRLTAASPVVLSSSQGLTLGVGASLLSAAPNQSVQVACNEGHVLATGGTTPVMTAETLTVAPAAAGLLRVGDRSYRGRLLLYRSVDGDLAVVNVLGLEDYLLGVVPCEIGPINPRTLEAAKAQAAAARSFTMYRLGRRQGLGHDLFDSYLRDQEYRGIENETDLSREAVTETRGEVIEFRGEVCEALYSANCGGVTADGSQPYLRSVPDTPEHRRGCKAYCSGKPNSSWQVDIARESLDAVASRSSGKQSHVRSGRLETDRSGRVQYVDLVTDRGSLRLAGSDFRVAMGLKSVSFTMTFHSRSVAMAGRGWGHGSGMCQDGAIAMAEAGASYREILQQYYSGVTLKRRY
- a CDS encoding arginine decarboxylase, pyruvoyl-dependent, which translates into the protein MAILPKYVFLTKGTGVHREKLASFEAALRDAGIAAYNIVRVSSIFPPCCRIISRTRGQKLLTPGQVMFAVISDNATNEPHRLISASVGLAIPKDQTKYGYLSEYHSFGQREESAGDYAEDLAAQMLATTLGVQFNPDTSYDQRKEIWKISNEIVRTQNITQSAIGHKSGLWTTVVAAAVLITHIPEEQVE